The uncultured Pseudodesulfovibrio sp. genome includes a region encoding these proteins:
- the hypF gene encoding carbamoyltransferase HypF, whose amino-acid sequence MTIRQRFTITGQVQGVGFRPFVYRIAIDHGVTGSVNNSSDGVLIEVQGDAEQVNGFAEDLTGKLPPLARIVTLDFEELDAVDGEDGFIILESTKSQGHSVLISPDVATCQDCLDDMNDPDNRRYRYPFTNCTNCGPRYTITRSIPYDRPQTSMARFTLCSECGAEYVDPLDRRFHAQPNACPRCGPRTWLTDRDGMVVAQGDESLRRLAIELAAGKIAAVKGLGGFHLVCDAGTREAVDELRRRKHRPDKPLAVMVADMAAARQLAHVSPAEEEWLTGIRRPIVLTAKKRPFPLAKSVAPDTDFVGLMLPYTPLHHVLLHDYAELKGEEAALVMTSGNMSSEPICLDNDEALERLKDIADIFLFHNRDILIRTDDSVVRVNPDTAEPIFMRRARGFVPSPVFMPTKGETVLGVGPELKCTLTLTKGDQAFTSQHIGNMSNLETLEFHNEIRAHLEDILQVEPKLIVRDLHPDYMTTSLAEELGRNRGIPVAALQHHYAHIHAVLAENKFDGPVIGLALDGTGYGEDGTIWGGECLLVDPTELDHQRLAHFTRFRLPGGEAAVKEPWRIAQAALWEIGIKEPGKYVWPWLNQYEAESRFLPQMLEKGLNAPLTSSCGRLFDGVAALCGLTTAITYEGQAAILLEKAQDMDETGAYPCPLKSDDPVALDTLTMVAAALDDLEHGVDVGKIARRFHLGLINGLTEMAFSFSMLLDIHNVALSGGVMQNLTLAKELPLALQGAGLLPLVHTQLPPNDGCISLGQAAWGLHKLLNEP is encoded by the coding sequence ATGACCATTCGGCAGCGTTTCACCATCACCGGGCAGGTGCAGGGAGTGGGGTTCAGGCCCTTTGTCTACCGCATCGCCATTGACCACGGCGTCACCGGGTCCGTGAACAACTCTTCGGACGGCGTGCTCATCGAGGTGCAGGGCGACGCCGAGCAGGTCAACGGATTTGCTGAAGATCTGACCGGCAAGCTGCCGCCGCTGGCCCGAATCGTCACCCTGGATTTCGAGGAGCTTGACGCGGTGGACGGTGAGGATGGTTTCATCATCCTGGAATCCACCAAGAGCCAGGGCCATTCCGTGCTCATCAGCCCGGATGTGGCCACCTGTCAGGATTGCCTGGACGACATGAACGATCCGGACAACCGCCGCTACCGTTATCCCTTCACCAACTGCACCAATTGCGGACCGCGCTACACCATCACGCGATCCATCCCGTACGACCGACCCCAGACCTCCATGGCCAGGTTCACCTTGTGCTCGGAGTGTGGCGCAGAGTACGTCGACCCGCTGGACCGCCGTTTTCATGCGCAACCCAACGCCTGTCCGCGCTGCGGCCCAAGGACCTGGCTGACCGATCGTGACGGTATGGTCGTGGCCCAGGGCGACGAGTCCCTGCGCAGGTTGGCCATCGAACTGGCGGCGGGCAAAATCGCGGCGGTAAAGGGGCTGGGCGGTTTCCATCTGGTCTGCGACGCGGGAACACGCGAAGCCGTGGATGAACTGCGCCGCCGCAAACACCGCCCGGACAAGCCGCTGGCCGTGATGGTGGCGGACATGGCAGCAGCCCGGCAGCTGGCCCACGTCTCCCCCGCCGAGGAGGAATGGCTGACCGGCATCCGCAGACCCATTGTCCTGACTGCCAAGAAGCGTCCGTTCCCTCTGGCGAAGAGCGTGGCCCCGGATACGGATTTCGTCGGATTGATGCTGCCCTACACGCCTCTGCACCACGTCCTGCTCCACGACTACGCCGAGCTCAAGGGGGAGGAGGCCGCGCTGGTCATGACCTCGGGCAACATGAGCTCCGAGCCCATCTGTCTGGACAACGACGAAGCCCTGGAGCGGCTCAAGGACATCGCGGACATCTTTCTGTTCCACAACCGGGACATCCTCATCCGTACGGACGACTCCGTGGTCCGGGTCAATCCGGACACGGCCGAGCCGATCTTCATGCGCAGGGCTCGCGGTTTCGTGCCTTCCCCGGTTTTCATGCCGACCAAGGGAGAGACCGTCCTCGGCGTGGGGCCTGAGCTGAAATGCACCCTGACCCTGACCAAGGGAGACCAGGCGTTCACCAGCCAGCACATCGGCAACATGTCGAACCTGGAAACACTGGAGTTCCACAACGAGATACGCGCCCATCTCGAAGACATCCTGCAGGTCGAGCCCAAGCTCATCGTCCGAGACCTGCACCCGGACTACATGACCACCTCCCTGGCCGAGGAGTTGGGCCGGAATCGGGGTATCCCCGTGGCCGCATTGCAGCACCACTACGCCCACATCCATGCGGTCCTGGCCGAAAACAAATTCGACGGGCCGGTCATCGGTCTGGCTCTGGACGGTACGGGCTATGGCGAGGACGGGACCATCTGGGGAGGCGAATGTCTGCTGGTGGACCCGACGGAACTGGATCACCAGCGGCTGGCCCACTTCACGCGCTTCCGGCTGCCCGGCGGCGAGGCGGCGGTCAAGGAACCGTGGCGCATCGCCCAGGCCGCCCTGTGGGAGATCGGCATCAAGGAGCCGGGCAAATATGTTTGGCCCTGGCTGAACCAATACGAAGCGGAAAGCCGCTTCCTGCCGCAGATGCTCGAAAAGGGATTGAACGCGCCCCTGACTTCGAGCTGCGGACGGCTGTTCGATGGCGTAGCCGCCCTGTGCGGACTGACCACGGCCATCACCTACGAAGGACAGGCGGCCATCCTTTTGGAAAAAGCCCAGGACATGGACGAGACCGGGGCATACCCCTGCCCGCTCAAGTCCGACGACCCGGTAGCCCTGGACACCCTGACCATGGTGGCAGCCGCGCTCGACGACCTGGAGCACGGTGTGGACGTGGGCAAAATCGCCCGGCGTTTCCATCTGGGGCTGATCAACGGACTTACCGAGATGGCCTTCTCGTTCTCCATGCTGCTGGACATCCACAACGTGGCCCTGTCCGGCGGGGTCATGCAGAACCTGACCCTGGCCAAGGAATTGCCTCTGGCCCTCCAGGGCGCGGGTCTGCTACCCTTGGTCCATACCCAGTTGCCGCCAAACGACGGGTGCATATCCCTGGGCCAGGCGGCGTGGGGACTGCACAAACTGCTCAACGAACCTTAG
- a CDS encoding DUF362 domain-containing protein: MSETVAILRVPEYRPEQLATAVDRLLQTIGFAPAPGDRVLVKPNLVNGSNAANCTTHPQVVRAACAWLLDHGAKVSVGDSPAFGPASSVARASGLETALADLDLKTISLAHPTPLPLTLGGTIGLSRDAFEADHILNLPKLKVHCQMTMSGAVKNLFGCVVGFRKAHAHYKLGHSHTVFRSMILDIYRALPQAVHLMDAIEPMHRDGPIKGEPFPLGMLAAAKNGVALDTMAGTLLGLTPEQVPLWEEARTRDMEGANPARLTYPLESLEGFDTTGFTLSEVRELSFAPMRLIRGRVRSLLKHLAKN; this comes from the coding sequence ATGTCTGAAACAGTCGCCATTCTTCGCGTCCCGGAATACAGGCCCGAACAACTCGCCACGGCCGTTGACCGGCTGCTGCAAACCATCGGTTTCGCCCCCGCGCCCGGCGACCGCGTGCTGGTCAAGCCGAACCTGGTCAACGGGAGCAACGCGGCCAACTGTACGACCCATCCGCAAGTGGTTCGTGCGGCCTGCGCCTGGCTTCTGGACCACGGCGCGAAGGTTTCCGTGGGCGACTCACCGGCTTTCGGCCCCGCTTCCTCCGTGGCTCGCGCTTCCGGTCTGGAAACGGCGTTGGCCGACCTCGACCTCAAGACCATAAGCCTTGCCCACCCCACGCCGCTGCCCCTGACCCTGGGCGGAACAATCGGCCTGTCCCGCGACGCATTCGAGGCGGACCACATCCTCAACCTGCCCAAACTCAAGGTTCACTGCCAGATGACCATGTCCGGCGCGGTCAAGAACCTGTTCGGCTGCGTGGTCGGCTTCCGCAAGGCCCATGCCCACTACAAACTTGGGCACAGCCACACGGTTTTCCGCTCCATGATCTTGGATATATACCGAGCTCTGCCCCAGGCCGTGCACCTCATGGACGCCATCGAGCCCATGCACAGGGACGGCCCCATCAAGGGCGAGCCGTTCCCGCTCGGCATGTTGGCCGCAGCAAAAAATGGCGTGGCCCTTGACACCATGGCCGGCACCCTGCTCGGTCTCACCCCGGAACAAGTCCCTCTGTGGGAGGAAGCCCGGACCCGAGACATGGAAGGCGCCAACCCTGCCCGACTGACCTATCCTCTTGAATCATTAGAAGGGTTTGACACCACTGGGTTCACGCTTTCCGAAGTACGCGAACTGTCCTTCGCACCCATGCGGCTGATCCGTGGACGTGTACGCAGCCTGTTGAAACATCTTGCAAAAAATTGA
- a CDS encoding ATP-binding cassette domain-containing protein — translation MNPLVSFKDVSVTRNGRRLLGPVTWQLERGRHTAVTGRNGSGKTTLLRLLRGEITPDIGGERVYDFGEGPQRTVLGLRQRIGLVSADMQDFYFLHTPRVKGRDVVLAGFYDTPIMYDRAEPEEEAAADAVIDLLGIRDLAESEMRTLSTGQVRKLLVARALAPEPDILLLDEALDGLDAGSRGEVVELLDRAGERTTLVCAAHRAGDLPNCVRHALALDHGGILAEGEREQAERALSATAPDAVACDLPPAPRPENFEYLLRMTNVSVVADGKRILHDINWQVLPGENWLVLGENGAGKSTLLKLILSHIAPYADGDRGTGLVERFGGMTMDEARPLIGVVSPDLQIGYARELGWEVTAEETVMSGFRGSVGMLDEPTSRERLGAEQWLDIVGLSGLGSRRLRHMSYGQQRRVFLARAMAPGPRLLLLDEPLSGLDPASWGLTIELVERLAEAGTPLIMVSHYAEDRVPAINRIMVLGDGRQRFCGDRSGFEADMSRG, via the coding sequence ATGAATCCACTTGTTTCCTTTAAAGATGTGTCTGTGACCCGCAACGGCAGGCGTCTGCTCGGACCCGTAACCTGGCAACTGGAGCGCGGTCGCCATACCGCCGTAACCGGGCGTAACGGCTCGGGCAAGACCACGCTGTTGCGTCTGCTGCGCGGCGAGATCACCCCGGATATCGGGGGCGAACGCGTCTACGACTTCGGCGAGGGACCGCAACGGACCGTGCTCGGTTTGCGCCAGCGTATCGGCCTGGTATCGGCGGATATGCAGGACTTCTATTTCCTGCACACTCCCCGGGTGAAGGGCCGCGACGTGGTCCTGGCCGGATTTTACGACACTCCCATTATGTATGATCGGGCCGAGCCTGAAGAGGAAGCCGCCGCGGATGCGGTCATCGACCTTCTCGGCATACGCGACCTGGCCGAGAGCGAGATGCGAACGCTTTCAACCGGTCAGGTACGAAAGCTCCTGGTGGCCCGGGCCCTGGCTCCCGAGCCGGACATTCTGCTCCTGGACGAGGCCCTGGACGGGCTGGATGCCGGGTCGCGGGGCGAGGTTGTCGAACTGCTCGACCGGGCCGGAGAACGGACCACCCTGGTCTGCGCCGCCCACCGAGCGGGCGATCTGCCTAATTGCGTGCGCCACGCGCTGGCTCTGGATCACGGCGGGATTCTGGCCGAGGGAGAGCGGGAACAGGCAGAGCGCGCCCTGAGCGCAACCGCACCGGACGCGGTTGCCTGCGATCTCCCGCCAGCGCCTAGGCCGGAAAATTTCGAGTATCTGCTGCGCATGACCAACGTGTCCGTGGTGGCCGACGGCAAGCGCATTCTCCATGACATCAACTGGCAGGTCCTGCCGGGCGAGAACTGGCTGGTGCTCGGCGAGAACGGGGCGGGCAAATCCACGCTGCTGAAGCTGATCCTGAGCCACATTGCCCCCTATGCCGATGGCGACCGGGGCACCGGCCTGGTGGAGCGGTTCGGCGGCATGACCATGGACGAGGCCCGGCCGCTCATCGGCGTGGTCTCGCCGGACCTCCAGATCGGGTATGCCCGAGAGCTGGGCTGGGAAGTGACCGCCGAGGAAACGGTCATGTCCGGGTTCCGCGGTTCCGTGGGCATGCTCGACGAGCCCACCAGCAGGGAACGGCTCGGGGCCGAGCAATGGCTGGACATCGTCGGACTGTCCGGTCTGGGTTCCCGCCGTCTGCGGCACATGTCCTACGGTCAGCAGCGCAGGGTCTTTCTGGCACGGGCCATGGCCCCGGGGCCGAGGCTGCTGCTTCTGGACGAGCCGCTTTCCGGTCTGGACCCGGCATCCTGGGGCCTGACCATCGAGCTTGTCGAACGGCTGGCCGAAGCCGGAACGCCACTGATCATGGTCTCCCATTATGCCGAAGACAGGGTGCCTGCAATCAACCGAATCATGGTGCTGGGGGATGGCCGACAGCGGTTTTGCGGCGACCGGAGCGGGTTTGAGGCGGATATGTCCAGGGGGTGA
- a CDS encoding RNA-binding protein, with protein MSKNIYVGNLPWSATEDEVRAAFEAHGQVSSVKLIEDRETGRPRGFGFVEMDDDSAALDAIEALDGKDFGGRNLKVNEAKPRVERPRW; from the coding sequence ATGTCCAAGAATATCTATGTCGGCAATCTGCCCTGGTCCGCCACCGAAGACGAAGTCCGTGCTGCTTTCGAAGCCCACGGTCAGGTTTCTTCCGTCAAACTGATCGAAGACCGTGAGACCGGCCGCCCGCGCGGTTTCGGTTTCGTGGAAATGGACGACGATTCCGCCGCTCTGGACGCCATCGAGGCGCTGGACGGTAAGGACTTCGGCGGCCGTAACCTGAAGGTCAACGAAGCCAAGCCCCGTGTGGAGCGCCCCCGCTGGTAG
- a CDS encoding cold shock domain-containing protein: MRHKGEVTWFNEQKGFGFITGEDGRDVFVHYTEIVRDGFQTLEPGEKVTFSLTDEDTGPKAVEVRPAEEAKAASLL, from the coding sequence ATGCGACACAAGGGTGAAGTGACCTGGTTCAACGAACAGAAGGGATTCGGTTTCATCACTGGCGAGGACGGTCGCGATGTTTTCGTCCACTACACCGAGATCGTCCGCGACGGCTTCCAGACCCTGGAGCCCGGCGAAAAGGTCACCTTCAGCCTGACCGATGAGGACACCGGCCCCAAGGCCGTCGAGGTCCGCCCGGCCGAAGAGGCCAAGGCAGCCTCCCTGCTCTAA
- a CDS encoding molybdopterin biosynthesis protein: MSTRNIYLKTVPPEEAVALAKENLDRDTLLGTERVPTHEAAGRVTAGPIYARYSSPTFHAAAMDGVAVVAESTFAAREDAPVALEQGEGFLFVNTGNPLPDGKNAVVMIENVVQKDEMTVLIDGPAFPWQHVRRIGEDIVATELLIPQNRELTPSDIGALISAGIYDVEVRDRVRTIFLPTGDEVLNFLDRPEPRAGQVIESNSQVFRAYAKSWGIDAQWSAPVPDNEDALREAVVDGLRKGCQMVVVGAGSSAGSKDYSKKVFESIGTVLVHGISVMPGKPSLLAVTDERSGYPGRLLVGAPGYPVSAIVCHEKILAPVVHWLMGKSAPERHETDIVLARKTPSRPGMREAIRLAAGRIGENIVGAPLARGAGMISTMTKAQAVTYIPEDVEGVEQGQTVRAELLVHKSDLDRVLVHVGSHDNTLDLLANELMGLSAPLRLVSSHAGSMGGLTALKAGSALFAGAHLFDPETGDFNFPFIKRYLCDLPVTVVNLAIRHQGLIIAKGNPSSVRGVKDLTREDVVFINRQRGAGTRILLDHHLKKAGIDPRDVTGYDNEEFTHMAVAVNVLTGAATCGLGIYAAAKALGLDFVPLAHERYDLVIPDKHMDDPRIQTLLSTIAKKSVQTKIKAQGGYETDMTGSIMEPGMGLGQD; encoded by the coding sequence ATGAGCACACGTAATATCTATCTGAAGACTGTCCCGCCCGAAGAGGCGGTTGCCCTGGCCAAAGAAAACCTCGACCGCGACACCCTGCTCGGCACCGAGCGGGTACCCACGCACGAGGCGGCGGGCCGGGTTACTGCCGGCCCCATCTATGCCAGGTATTCCTCGCCCACCTTCCACGCGGCGGCCATGGACGGCGTGGCCGTTGTCGCCGAATCCACCTTTGCGGCCCGCGAAGACGCGCCGGTGGCCCTGGAGCAAGGAGAGGGATTTCTGTTCGTCAACACCGGCAATCCCCTGCCCGACGGCAAAAACGCTGTGGTCATGATCGAAAACGTGGTCCAAAAGGACGAGATGACCGTGCTCATCGACGGTCCCGCCTTCCCCTGGCAGCACGTCCGCCGCATCGGCGAGGACATCGTGGCCACGGAACTGCTCATCCCCCAAAACCGCGAGCTGACCCCGTCCGACATCGGCGCGCTCATCTCGGCGGGCATCTACGACGTGGAGGTCCGCGATCGCGTCAGGACCATTTTTCTGCCCACGGGCGATGAAGTCTTGAATTTCCTGGACAGGCCCGAGCCGCGCGCCGGGCAGGTCATCGAATCCAATTCCCAGGTTTTTCGGGCCTACGCCAAGAGCTGGGGCATCGACGCTCAATGGTCAGCCCCGGTGCCGGACAATGAAGACGCCCTGCGCGAGGCCGTCGTGGACGGGCTGCGCAAGGGATGCCAGATGGTCGTGGTCGGTGCCGGATCCAGCGCCGGGAGCAAGGACTACTCCAAGAAGGTATTCGAATCCATCGGCACGGTCCTGGTCCACGGAATATCGGTCATGCCGGGCAAGCCGAGCCTGCTGGCCGTGACCGACGAGCGCAGCGGCTATCCTGGCAGACTTCTTGTGGGCGCGCCGGGCTACCCGGTTTCGGCCATCGTCTGCCACGAGAAGATTCTCGCGCCCGTGGTCCACTGGCTCATGGGCAAGTCCGCGCCCGAACGTCACGAGACGGACATCGTCCTGGCCCGCAAGACGCCTTCCAGGCCGGGCATGCGCGAGGCCATCCGCCTGGCCGCCGGACGCATCGGCGAAAACATCGTGGGCGCCCCACTTGCCCGAGGCGCGGGCATGATCTCGACCATGACCAAGGCTCAGGCAGTGACCTACATTCCCGAGGACGTCGAAGGTGTGGAACAGGGCCAGACGGTTCGGGCCGAGTTGCTGGTTCACAAGAGCGACCTGGACCGGGTGCTGGTTCACGTGGGCAGCCACGACAACACCCTGGATCTGCTTGCGAACGAACTGATGGGGCTGTCCGCCCCCCTGCGTCTGGTTTCCAGCCACGCCGGGTCCATGGGCGGCCTGACCGCGCTCAAGGCGGGTTCGGCACTATTTGCGGGTGCTCACCTGTTCGATCCCGAGACCGGAGATTTCAACTTTCCCTTCATCAAACGGTATTTGTGCGATCTGCCGGTGACCGTGGTCAACCTCGCGATCCGTCACCAGGGACTCATCATCGCCAAGGGCAACCCTTCGTCCGTTCGGGGCGTAAAGGATCTGACCCGCGAGGACGTGGTCTTCATCAACCGGCAGCGCGGGGCCGGTACGCGCATCCTGCTCGACCATCACCTGAAGAAGGCGGGCATTGATCCGCGCGATGTGACCGGCTACGACAACGAGGAATTCACCCACATGGCCGTGGCAGTAAACGTGCTCACCGGCGCTGCCACGTGCGGCCTAGGCATCTACGCGGCGGCCAAGGCGCTGGGCCTGGATTTCGTGCCTCTGGCCCATGAGCGTTATGACCTGGTCATTCCGGACAAACACATGGACGACCCGCGTATCCAGACGCTTCTGTCGACAATCGCAAAAAAATCCGTCCAGACCAAGATCAAGGCCCAGGGCGGATACGAGACGGACATGACCGGCAGCATCATGGAACCGGGCATGGGATTGGGGCAGGATTAG
- a CDS encoding aminopeptidase, translating into MFTNDELKKYAETLWWGLSTARTKPYEPGDFVLLRFDPDALPLAEAMYDLLMEKGINPIPRQNLSSNMELSFYGKGNDNQLTAVPAGDREFIGGLNGLISLIAPSSLTHLQNIDSKRIGQAAVARKFMRDIMEKREQTGDFGWTLCIYPTPALAEAAKLSMNDFKAQVVKACYLDDANPPARWNEIFEEAEKVKSWLNSLAIEHLRIQSKDTDLIVVPGEQRRWLGVSGHNIPSFEIFLSPDWRGTEGVYYADQPSFRSGNFVEGVRLTFEKGVAVKTEAKTGGDFVAKQLTLDDGANRLGEFSLTDRRFSKINAFMANTLFDENFGGPQGNCHVAVGASYADTFSGDQSTLDEGLKKELGFNDSALHWDLVNTQQKTVTATLKGGEEVVIYTDGEFQYE; encoded by the coding sequence ATGTTTACAAATGATGAATTGAAAAAATACGCCGAAACCCTGTGGTGGGGATTGTCCACCGCCCGAACCAAACCCTATGAGCCGGGCGACTTCGTGCTTCTGCGCTTCGACCCGGACGCCCTGCCCCTGGCCGAGGCGATGTACGACCTGCTCATGGAAAAGGGCATCAATCCGATTCCCCGCCAGAATCTTTCCTCCAACATGGAGCTTTCCTTCTATGGTAAGGGCAACGACAACCAGCTGACCGCCGTCCCGGCCGGAGACCGCGAATTCATCGGCGGCCTGAACGGGCTGATCTCGCTCATCGCCCCGTCCTCCCTGACCCATTTGCAGAATATCGACTCCAAGCGCATCGGGCAGGCGGCCGTGGCCCGGAAGTTCATGCGCGACATCATGGAAAAGCGCGAGCAGACCGGCGACTTCGGCTGGACCCTGTGCATCTACCCCACTCCGGCCCTGGCCGAGGCGGCCAAGCTGTCCATGAACGACTTCAAGGCGCAGGTCGTCAAGGCCTGCTACCTGGACGACGCCAACCCGCCCGCCCGCTGGAACGAGATCTTCGAGGAGGCCGAAAAGGTCAAATCCTGGCTGAACAGCCTGGCCATCGAGCATCTGCGCATCCAATCCAAGGACACGGACCTCATCGTGGTCCCTGGCGAGCAGCGCCGCTGGCTCGGCGTGTCCGGCCACAATATCCCGTCGTTCGAGATATTCCTCTCGCCGGACTGGCGCGGTACCGAAGGCGTGTACTACGCGGACCAGCCGTCCTTCCGCTCCGGCAACTTCGTGGAAGGCGTGCGCCTGACCTTTGAAAAAGGCGTGGCCGTCAAGACCGAGGCCAAGACCGGCGGCGACTTCGTTGCCAAGCAGCTGACTCTGGACGACGGCGCCAACAGGCTGGGCGAATTCTCCCTGACCGACCGCCGCTTCTCCAAGATCAACGCCTTCATGGCAAACACCCTGTTCGACGAAAACTTCGGCGGCCCCCAGGGCAACTGCCACGTGGCCGTGGGCGCGTCCTACGCCGACACCTTCTCCGGCGACCAGTCCACCCTGGACGAGGGACTGAAAAAGGAACTCGGCTTCAACGACTCCGCCCTGCACTGGGATCTGGTCAACACCCAACAGAAAACCGTCACCGCCACGCTCAAGGGCGGCGAGGAAGTCGTCATCTACACCGACGGCGAGTTCCAGTACGAATAG
- a CDS encoding ferredoxin, with protein MGYTITIDTDKCTGDGECVDVCPVEVYELQDGKAVAVNEDECLGCESCVEVCENDAITVEEN; from the coding sequence ATGGGCTACACTATCACTATCGACACCGACAAGTGCACCGGCGACGGCGAATGCGTGGACGTTTGCCCCGTTGAAGTTTACGAACTTCAGGATGGCAAAGCCGTTGCGGTCAACGAAGACGAATGTCTCGGTTGTGAGTCCTGCGTCGAGGTCTGTGAGAACGACGCCATCACTGTCGAAGAGAACTAG
- a CDS encoding YkgJ family cysteine cluster protein: protein MALDFTEYFKKYEAIVAEVDAVFNKFETEMPDLVKCGKGCSDCCYALFDVTLVEGMYINAKFNEKFSGLERSAILDRADKADREIHKLKRKVFKASQEGRPVNDILLEVAKARVRCPMLGDDDLCSIYENRPITCRLYGVPTSIGGEAHTCNKAGFKGGEKYPTVNMDIILDRLLAIGKELQTGIGSRFRELGEMLLPVSMAIVTDYDEQYLGVGEKTALKEKSPEEEELPQEIIAPAAEKAPAKSAACASCTESKSSCESCGESIVLGGKE, encoded by the coding sequence ATGGCCCTTGATTTTACGGAGTATTTCAAAAAATACGAAGCCATCGTGGCCGAGGTAGACGCGGTCTTCAATAAGTTCGAGACCGAGATGCCGGACCTGGTCAAATGTGGCAAGGGCTGCAGCGACTGCTGCTACGCCCTGTTCGACGTGACCCTGGTCGAGGGCATGTACATCAACGCCAAGTTCAACGAAAAATTTTCCGGCCTGGAGCGTTCGGCCATCCTGGACCGCGCCGACAAGGCCGACCGCGAGATCCACAAGCTCAAGCGCAAGGTCTTCAAGGCCAGCCAGGAAGGACGTCCGGTCAACGACATCCTGCTCGAGGTGGCCAAGGCCCGGGTGCGTTGTCCCATGCTCGGTGACGACGACCTGTGCTCCATCTACGAGAACCGGCCCATCACCTGCCGTTTGTACGGCGTGCCCACTTCCATCGGCGGCGAGGCCCATACCTGCAACAAGGCGGGCTTCAAGGGCGGCGAAAAGTACCCCACCGTGAACATGGACATCATTCTGGACAGACTGCTGGCCATCGGCAAGGAACTCCAGACCGGCATCGGTTCCCGGTTCCGCGAGCTGGGCGAGATGCTCCTGCCCGTGTCCATGGCCATCGTCACTGATTACGACGAGCAGTATCTCGGCGTGGGCGAGAAGACCGCGCTCAAGGAAAAGAGCCCCGAGGAAGAGGAACTTCCGCAGGAAATTATCGCTCCGGCGGCGGAGAAGGCTCCGGCCAAGTCCGCGGCCTGCGCTTCCTGCACCGAGTCCAAGTCCTCCTGCGAATCCTGCGGAGAGTCCATCGTTCTGGGCGGCAAGGAATAG
- a CDS encoding tetratricopeptide repeat protein, producing MEHFDNIDDYIADLKSKLRDNPSCGNTHYNLGVAYLSRRDFMEAEREFLDAVAHSPRMAEAYVQLGGIALQRGDMDSCLSYNVQATQQRPFFAVPWGNIGFVYMQQGDNDKAHKSLKKALKLDPEFAQAQATMSSVLIAMGDYEEADKILKTLLEKQAHFGPGWNNKAIIEAERGNWAEAAVCIGKAEESGFEVLPEFKKEVEANAGN from the coding sequence ATGGAACACTTCGACAATATTGATGATTACATTGCCGATCTCAAGTCCAAACTGCGTGATAACCCGTCCTGCGGCAACACCCACTACAATCTGGGCGTGGCCTATCTTTCGCGCCGCGACTTCATGGAGGCCGAGCGCGAGTTTCTGGACGCGGTAGCCCATTCCCCGCGCATGGCCGAGGCCTATGTACAGCTCGGCGGTATCGCCCTGCAGCGCGGCGACATGGACTCCTGCCTGAGCTACAACGTTCAGGCCACCCAGCAGCGCCCGTTCTTCGCCGTGCCCTGGGGCAACATCGGTTTCGTCTACATGCAGCAGGGCGACAACGACAAGGCCCACAAGTCCCTGAAAAAGGCCCTGAAGCTGGACCCCGAGTTCGCCCAGGCCCAGGCGACCATGTCCAGCGTGCTCATCGCCATGGGCGATTACGAGGAAGCCGACAAGATCCTCAAGACGCTGCTCGAAAAGCAGGCCCATTTCGGTCCCGGCTGGAACAACAAGGCGATCATCGAGGCCGAACGCGGCAACTGGGCCGAGGCCGCCGTGTGCATCGGTAAAGCCGAGGAATCCGGTTTTGAGGTGCTCCCCGAGTTCAAGAAGGAAGTGGAGGCCAACGCCGGGAATTAA